In the genome of Streptomyces sp. NBC_00433, the window GCACGGTCTCCAGGCCGTGCCCCACCTCGCCGACCACGGCGCCCGCGGGGACCGGGGCCCGGTCGAAGGCGATCCCGGAGATGTCCGCGCCGCGTATGCCGTGCGTGCGGACCTTGTCGAGGTGGCGGTACGTGCCGGCCGGCAGGGTGCGCTTGTCCACCAGCAGCACGGAGTAGCCGCGCGGGCCGCCGGCCGGGTCGGTGCGGGAGAGCACGGACAGCAGGCTGCCGCGGGTGGCGTTGTTGATCAGCCACTTCTCCCCGCTGACCAGGTAGCCGTCGGCCCCGTCCGCGGCGGGCTCCGCGACGACGTCGCCGGCCAGCAGGTCGCTGCCGTGGGCGCTCTCCGTCAGCGCGAGGCTGACCGGCAGCCGGGAGGCGATGGCCTCACCGAGCCGGCGGCCCTGCTCCGCCGAGCCGTCCACCCAGACGCAGACGGCGCCCAGATACGTCTTGCCGTGCGCGATCGCCACCGTCAGGTCGCGGCGGGCCACCGTGCGGACCAGCTGCACCAGCTGCTCGTAGTCCGTCAGCCGGCCGCCGTGGGCGGCGGGGATGTAGAACTCGTACAGGCCGAGCTGGTCGAGCACCGCGCACAGGGCGGCCGGGAATTCCTCCCGCTCGTCCAGCGCGAGGCTGCGGGCGTGGCTGAACAGCGTGCCCGGGTCGTCCGGGTCGCCGAGGTTCCACTCCAGCTGCTCGGCGAGGCGGTAGGGCATGTGGCGGTACGGGGTGCGGCAGTAGGGCGTGTGGTCCACGGCTCAGCCCACCGGGGTGGCTATCGGTCCGGCGGCGAGGTTCGCCACCCGCCGGTCCAGGTCCTGGTGCACCACGGGCAGCCGGTCCTCCAGCAGCAGCCGCCGCATCAGGGTGCGCTGGATCTTGCCGCTGGTGGTCTTGCGGACGGTGGCCGGGCGCACCAGGACGACGCTGCAGCTGGCCTGGAACTCCTGGCGGACGCGGGCGCGCACCTCGGCGCACAGCGCGGCCGGGTCCTGCGCGGCGCTGCGGCGGAATTCCTGCACCAGGACGAGGTGTTCCTCGCCGTCGTCCACCGAGAAGGCCGCGCCGGCGCCGCCGCGGAAGGCGGGGTGCAGGGACTGCACGTCGCGCTCGACGTCGTGCGGGTAGATGTTCCGCCCGTTGATCAGGATCATCTCCTTGAGGCGGCCGGTCACGTAGAGCTGCCCGGCGTCCATCACGCCGAGGTCGCCGGTGCGCAGCCAGCCCGGGTCGGTGCCCGCGGGCGACACGATCCCGGCGTCGAAGACCTCTGCATTGGTCTCGGGGCGGTTCCAGTAGCCCGTGGAGACGCTGGCGCCCTTGACCCATATCTCGCCGACGTGGGCCTCGGGCTGCTCGGCGCGGCTGTCCGGGTCGACGATCCGCACGGTGAAGTCGCCCGGGTCGACCTCGCCGCTGCCGACCAGCGCCCGGGTGCCGCCGCCCGGCGGGGCGTCGTCGAGGCGGCCCTTCTCCAGCGCCGCCGCGTCGACCGTGCGGTGGACGGGGGCCTGACCCGCCTTCACACCGGAGATCAGCAGGGTCGTCTCGGCCATGCCGTAGCAGGGGCAGAAGCTCTCGGCGCGGAAGCCGACCTGGGCGAACCGCTCGGTGAAGGCGCGCACCGTCTCCGAGCGCACCGGCTCCGCCCCGTTGCAGGCGTGCTCCCAGCCGCTCAGGTCCAGCGTGGCCAGCTGCTCGTCGGTGACCCGGCGCAGGCACAGGTCGTAGCCGAAGTTGGGGCTGCCGCTGATGGTGACCCGGTAGTCGGTGATCATCTGGAGCCAGCGCACCGGCCGCATGAGGAAGGAGACCGGGGACATCAGGGCGGCCGAGCCGCCGACGTAGAGCGGGTTGAGTATGTGCCCGATCAGGCCCATGTCGTGGTAGGCGGGCAGCCAGCAGCCCATGCGGGTGCCCTGGTGGGTGCCGAGCGCGTGGGAGATGGCCAGCTCGTTGGCGATCAGATTCCGGTGCGAGACCATCACGCCCTTGGGCTCGCTGGTGGAACCCGAGGTGTACTGGAGGAAGGCCAGCGAGTCGCCGGTGAGCCGCGGCCGCGTCCACGCCGCCGCGTCGCCCTGGGCGGGGTCGTCGCCGGCCAGGACCGGGATACCGGTGGCGCCGGACTCGCGCAGCCAGGCGCGGACGCCCGGCTCGTCGGCGGAGTCGGTGAGCACCGCGCGCACATCCGCGTCGCGCAGGATGCCGGTGAGCCGGGCCGACTGGTTGTCCTGGTCGGCGGGCAGCGGCGCGGGGACCGCGACCACTCCGGCGTAGAGGCAGCCGACGAAGGCCTTCACGAAGTCCAGGCCTGAGGGATAGAGCAGCAGCACCCGGTCGCCGACCGCGCTGTGCCGCTGGAGCCACGAGGCGATCCGCTTGGCCTCGGTGTCCAGCGCCCCGTAGGTCAGCCGCCGCGCGACGGCGCCGGGCGCGCTGTCCGGCAGGAAGAAGAACGCTTCTTTGTCCGACAGGTCTGCGGCATGGCGCAGCACGATCTCGGTGAAATTCTCTTGCCTCAGCAAGGCAGACCGCCCCCGATCTAGGACTCGCACACGGCCGGACGACCACCTGGCGGCGAATCGCTGACGCTGTCCCGACGGGACGGCTCACCCCCCGATTTCGGGGCGCGGCCGATCACGACGGCGTCATTTGAATTGATTGCGAATTCACATCGCCATACCCAGGGATCCCCGGCGCTGGCGACAATACCAGCCCCTCGGCGAGTGCGCGTGGAGTCGTCGCACTCAACCAAGCCGGCCCCAAGAGCTTGGGGCCGGCTTGGTTTTACGGCCGCTTCTCCCGGCTTCTCCGCGGCATGGTGACGACGGCGGCCCGGCGGTCGCCCCGCATGCATTCTGCGGCCGCATATAGAATTCCGCTATACCCCCGTGATATTCGGACGCCCCGGCATTTCGCGCGGACGGTCAGGACGGAAAAGCCCCGCCCGAAAAGGGGTCCGTCAGCAGATGCGGGGCAGCTGCTCGCCGATCGGCAGGTCGACCACGCGGGTGCCGCCGAGGCCCGTGCGGGCCACGACGGTGCCCGGGTGGTCCGCGACCGCCTCGCCGATCACCACGGCGCCCGCGCCCAGCGGGTGGGCGCGCATCGCGGCCAGTACCGCGTCGGCGTGCTCGGGCGGGACGAAGGCGACGAGCTTGCCCTCGTTGGCCACGTACATCGGGTCGAGGCCCAGCACCGAGCAGGCGTTGGCGACGGCCGGCGGCACCGGGACGGCGCGCTCCCGTACGACCACGCCGACCCGGGCCGCCGCGGCGATCTCGTTGAGCGAGGCCGCCAGGCCGCCCCTGGTGGGGTCGCGCAGCACGTGCAGGTCCGGGGTCACCGCGAGCATCGCCGCCACCAGGCCGCCGAGCGGCGCGGTGTCGCTCTCGATCTCCGCCTCGAATTCCAGGCCCTCGCGGACGCTCATCACGGCGACCCCGTGGGCGCCGATCGCGCCGCTGACGATCACCACGTCCCCGGGCACCACCCGCTGCGGGCGCAGGTCGACGCCGGCCGGGATCAGGCCGATGCCCGCGGTGTTGACGTAGATCCCGTCGCCGTGGCCGGACTCGACGACCTTGGTGTCGCCGGTGGCCACCTCGACGCCCGCGGCCCGCGCGGCCGCGCCGATCGCCTCGGCGACCCGGGCGAGCACCGGCATCTCCACGCCTTCCTCCAGGATGAAGGCGCAGGACAGGTACGCGGCACGGGCGCCGCTCATGGCCAGGTCGTTGACGGTGCCGTTGACCGCGAGGTCGCCGATGCCGCCGCCGGGGAAGAACAGCGGCCGCACCACGTAGGAGTCGGTGGAGAAGGCCAGCCGGGCGCCGCCGAGCGTGACGGCCGCCGCGTCGCCGAGCTGGGCGAGCACCTCGCCGCCGAAGGCGGGGGCGAAGATGTGCTCGACCAGCTCCGCGGACATCGCGCCGCCGCCGCCGTGGCCCATGACCACCCGCGGCTGGTGGCGCAGCGGGGCCGGGCACGTCCACGACAGCATGTCGACCGGCGCGGGCCTCGCGGGGGCGGGAAGGGTGTCAGACAACGGGGGTCGCCTCCTGGCGCGCGGGGGCGGCGCCGAGCCGCCGGTAGAGGTAGTAGGCGGCGCAGGCGCCCTCGCTGGAGACCATCGTGGCGCCCAGCGGTGTGCGCGGGGTGCACACGGTCCCGAACGCCTCGCAGCGGTCCGGTTTGAGCAGGCCCTGGAGCACCTCGCCCGCGCGGCAGGCCGCGGGCTCCGCGGTGTCGATGCCGGACACCTCGAAGCGGTGCTCCGCGTCGAAGTCCCGGTAGCGCTCCGACAGCCGCCATCCGCTGTCCGGGATCACCCCGATGCCGCGCCACGCCCGGTCGGTGACCTCGAAGACGTCGTCGAGCATCGCCAGGGCCGCCGGGTTGCCCTCGGGGCGCACCGCCCGCTGGTAGGCGTTGTCGACGGTGTGCTCGCCGCGCTCCAGTTGCAGCACGGTCCGCCGAACGCCCTCCAGGATGTCCAGCGGCTCGAACCCGGTGACCACGATGGGGACCTGGTACTGCTCGGCGAGCCGCGGGTATTCGCCGGTGCCCATCACGCTGCACACGTGCCCGGCGGCCAGGAAGGCCTGCACCCGGCAGCTCGGGGACCGCATGATCGCGTCGATCGCCGGGGGCACCCGCACGTGCGAGACCAGCAGGCTGAAGTTGCGGATGCCGAGCTTGCGCGCCTGGTGGACCGTCATGGCGTTGGGCGGGGCGGTCGTCTCGAACCCGATGCCGAAGAAGACGACCTGCCGGTCGGGATTCCGCTCGGCGATGCGCAGCGCGTCGAGCGGCGAGTACACCACTCGTACGTCACCGCCTTCGCTGCGCACCCCGAACAGGTCGCGACCGGTGCCGGGCACCCTCAGCATGTCGCCGAACGAGCAGAAGATCACGTCGGGCCTGGACGCGATCTCCAGCGCCTTGTCGATGACTTCGAGCGGTGTGACGCACACCGGGCAGCCGGGGCCGTGGATCAGCTCGACCTGCTCGGGCAGCAACTGGTCGATGCCGTGCCTGATGATGGTGTGGGTCTGGCCGCCGCACACCTCCATCAGCGCCCACGGCCTGGTCACGGTGGAGTGGATGCTGTCCAGCAGCCGCCGCGCCAGACCGGGGTCCTGGAATTCCTCGAGGTATTTCACCGCAGCGCCTCCCGTGTTCCGTCCTGGCCGTCCCATTCCTGCCACGGGGCGCCGCCCGCCTGTGCGGCGATCTCCCATGGATCGCCGAACTCCTCCTGGAGCATGCCGAGTTCGGCGAAAAGCTCCAGCGTTTGCAGCGCCGACTCCTCGTCGAGCCGCTGCAAGGCGAAACCGACGTGCACGATGGCGTATTCACCGACCTGCAAGTCGGGCAGATACTCCAGGCACACCTCCTTGACGACGCCGCCGAAGTCGACGTCGGCCATCCGGGTGCCGTCCCGCTCCTCGATCTTCAGCACTCTGCCGGGTACCGCCAGGCACATGGGTTCTCCTCGCTGTGGGGGGATGCGATACGTCGCGGGGCCGCGATACGTCCGGGCGTGCGGCCGGTGCCGGTCACCCGCTGTCGGCGCGCCGGGCGGCGACCATCAGCTGGCCGAGGGCCAGCCCGCCGTCGTTGGGCGGCACCAGCCGGTGGACAAGTACGGTGAAGCCGGCGGCGCGCAGGGCGTCGGCGCACAGCCGGGAGAGCAGGGCATTGCCGAAGACCCCGCCGGTCAGCGCGACGGTCTCAAGCCCGTGCCGGTCGCGCGCCGCGGTGCAGCCGCGCAGGACGAGGTCCGCCACCGCCGCGTGGAAGCGGGCGGCGACCGTACGGACACCGGTGCCCGCCCGCAGATCGGCGACGACCGAGGCCAGCACGGGTCCGGGTGCCGCGACCAGTTCGGCGTCCCCAGCCGCGCCGGGGGCCAGCCCGAAGGCGTAACCGGGGCCGGTGCCGCCGCCCGCGCCGAGTGCCGCCGCCTCCAGCTCCACGGCGGCCTGCGCCTCGTACCCCGCGAGATGGCACACCCCGGCGAGCGACGACACCGCGTCGAAGAGCCGCCCCATGCTCGACGTGGGCACGCAGTTCACCCCGCGCTCCACCAGCCGGGCCAGCACCCGCAGTTCGTCGGGCGGGCAGGCCGCGACGGGCGGCAGCCCGGGGTCCCAGGCGATGCCCGCGGCCCACAGGTGGGCCAGCGCCATCCGGTAGGGGCGGCGTACGGCCGCGTCGCCGCCCGGCAGCGGCACATAGGCCAGCCGGCAGAAACGCGTGAAGCCCGCGTAGTCGCCGAGCAGGAACTCACCGCCCCACACGGCCCCGTCGTCGCCGTAGCCGGTGCCGTCGAAGGCCACCCCGACGACCCGCCGGGTGCCGTCCAGGCCGTGCTCGGCCATCGCCGCGGCCAGGTGGGCGTGATGGTGCTGCACCCGCACCAACGGGCGCTCCGCACTGTTCCGTTGCGCCCACGCCGCCGAGCGGTAGCGCGGGTGGCGGTCGGCGGCCAGCACCTCGGGCCGGACCGCGGTGACCGCGGAGAGCTGTTCCCGCGCGCGCTCGAAGGCCGCCACCGCGGCCGGCGCGTCCATGTCGCCGATGTGCGCGGACAGCCAGCCGCGCCGGCCCTCGCCCAGGCAGAAGGTGTTCTTCAGGTCCCCGCCCACCGCCAGCGCCGGCCGCACCTCGACGGGCAGCGCGATCGGCAGCGGGGCGTAGCCGCGCGAGCGGCGCACCATCGACACCGAGCCGTCGAGCACCCGCACCACGGAGTCGTCGCAGGGCACCCGGACGGGCCGGTCGTGGACGAGGAGGGCGTCCGCCAGCGGTGCCAGCTTCTCCAGCGCCTCCCCGTCGTCGGTGACGATGGGTTCGCCCGACACGTTGCCGCTGGTCATCACCAGCACCGAGGGGCCCGGCGGGTCGCCGGGCAGCCCGAGCAGCAGGTGGTGCACGGGCGTGTAGGGGAGCATCACGCCGATGTCGGGCGCACCGGGCGCCACCGCGCCGCCGAGCGCCCGGCGGCGCCCCCGCAGCAGCACGACGGGGCGCACCGGCCCGGCGAGCAGTGCCCGCTCCTGCGGGCAGGTCCGCGCCAGCCGCTCGACGGCGGCCAGGTCACGCACCATCACCGCGAACGGTTTGTCCCCGCGCGCCTTGCGCCGCCGCAGCAGCGCCACCGCGTCGGCATTGTCGGCGTCACAGGCCAGGTGGTAGCCGCCGAGCCCCTTGACGGCCACGACGCCTCCGGCGGCCAGCAGCGCGCGGGCGGCGGCGATCGGGTCGCCGCCGGGGGCGGTGCGGTCGGGGCGGGTGCCGCCTGGACGGGCGCCGTCCACACGAGAGCCCTCCGGACGGGCGCCGTCCAGGCGAGCGCCGTCCAGGCGAGCGCCGTCCAGGCGGGCGCCGTCCGGTACGAGGAAGCGCAGGCGGGGGCCGCAGGCGTGGCAGGCGATCGGCTGGGCGTGGAAGCGCCGGTCGGCCGGGTCCGCGTACTCCTCCGCGCAGGCCCCGCACATCGGGAAGCCGGCCATCGTGGTGTGCGCGCGGTCGTAGGGCAGTCCGGTGACGATGGTCAGCCGCGGCCCGCAGTTGGTGCAGCTGATGAAGGGGTGGCGGTGCCGCCGGTCGCCCGGGTCGGCCAGTTCGGCCAGGCAGTCCGCGCAGGTCGCCGTGTCGGGCGGCACGAGGGTGCGGACCTGGCCCTCCGTCAGGGACTGCACGATGGCGAAGCCGGAGCCGCCGGTGACGGCCAGGGTCTGGTGGTCCACCGACTCCACCCAGGCCAGCGGCGGGGCGCCGGGGCCGATGCGGGCGCAGAATGCGGCCACCGCGTCGGCGCCGCCCTCCACTTCGGCGACGACACCGTCCGGGGTGTTGGTCACGTGTCCGGCGAGTCCCAGGCCGGTGGCGAGCGCGTGGACGTACGGCCGGAAGCCGACGCCCTGCACCACGCCCCGCACCGTCACCCTGCTGCGCCGCGGCGGTCCGGCGGCCGCCCGCGTCGCGACCCGGATCATGACTCCGCGGTGACCGCGGCGAGCCGGTCGGCCGCCGACTGCCCGTGGCCGTGCGGGTGGTCCGCGCCGTCGCAGCCGTCGAGGTGGGCGCCGTGACCGTACGGGTGCTCGTGGTCGTGCACGTGGCCGTGGCCGTGCAGGTGGCCCTGCGCGGTCCCGGTGCGGGACATGACCGGGGTGTGCACGGGGCCGCCGGCGGCCGCCGCGGTCGCGCGGGCGAGCAGCTCGCCGGCTCCCAGGCCGCCGCGTACCGACGTCAGCAGCACCTCGACGCCCGGGTTGACCTGCGCCACGTGGGAGCGGAAGGCCGCCTCGTCGAAGGCCGCGGGACCGGCGAGGTCCATCTTGGTCACCACGACCAGGTTCGCCAGGCCGAAGGCGGTCGGATACTTCAGCGGCTTGTCCTCGCCCTCGGTCACCGAGGCGAGCACCACGCGCAGCGTCTCGCCGAGGTCGTAGGAGGCCGGGCACACCAGATTCCCGACGTTCTCCACGAAGAGCAGCTCCGTGGCGTCGGGCAGCCAGCCGTCCAGGTGGCGGGCGAGCATCCCGGCCTCCAGGTGGCACAGCCCGTCCGTCAGCACCTGCTTGACGGGGGCGCCGGACCTGGCGAGGCGGATGGCGTCGTTCTCGGTGGCCAGGTCAGCGGTCAGCGCGGCGATCCGCGTGCCGCGCTCGCGGGCCAGCGCCAGTTCCTGTTCGAGCAGTGCGGTCTTGCCGCTGCCGGGGCTGGACAGCAGGTTGACCACGGTGGTGCCGCGGGCCGCGAGGTCGGCGCGCAGCTGCCGCGCCCGGAGGTCGTTCCCGGCCAGTACGGCCTGCTGGAGGTCCACCACTCGGCACATCTTTCAGCGCTCCCCGCCGGTCGGTTCGAGAACAGGCCCGCCGGCGGTGCCGTCGGCGAACCGCACTCCGGTGATCTGGAGTTCGCGGCCGGACAGCAGCTCGTCCGCGGCCGTGCCGCACAGCGGGCAGCACAGGTCGGGCGGCATCCCCACCGCCCACTCGTCCGCGCAGGGCCGGCATCTGGCGCGGCCCGGCACGGTCTCGGTGACGAGCCGGGCGCCTTCGAGCACGGTGCCCGCGCAGGCCAGCCCGAAGCCGAACTCCAGCGCGTCGGGGACGACTCCGGCCAGCTCGCCGACCTGGAGGTGCACGGTGTGCACGGCGGTGGCCCCGGCGGTCCGCGCCGCCTCCTCCACCTGTCCGATCACCGCCATCGCGATGGACAACTCATGCATCGCCGTCCTCCGCTGCCGACTTGCCGCCGGCACCACTAAAGGACCCGGGGGCGGCGGCCGGCCGCCGCCACTCCGCCGCCGCGCCGGCAGGTGACCCGTTCGGCGCAGCGGCGTACGGGCTCACATCGCCCGCATCCGCAGGTAGCGCCTGATGTCCGGGAGCACCTGGACGAGCGCCGCGCCGACTGCCGCGCCGACGACGCCGACAGCCAGGATCTTCTTCACCATGGAGATGGGTTCCTCTCGTAGTCGCTCTCGTGGTCCCTCTCGCAGCTGACCCCGTCGTCCCCGCCGGGCCGTCCCTCCCCGTCCCGCGCGCCGACCAGGCCGAGGACCAGCCCGACCGCGGCGGGCACCGCCGCCTCGACGGCGGGGCTCAGGCCCATGCCCTCGTCGACGCCGGCCGGCTCGCACCCGACGACCATGATCCGGCGCGGGGGTGTGCCGCCGGTGCCCGCGCACAGCGTGCCCAGCAGCGCCAGGACGGCGTCGGGCGTCATCCGGTGGCCGTCGAGGACCGCGTCGGGGTTCTCCACCGCGCCGCACTCCCCCGCGTCCAGGACGTACAGCGTGCCGGGCACGCCGCCCCGGGCGGTGGCGTCGACCAGGACGAAGGTGTCGTAGCCGTCCAGCAGCCGGTAGGCGAGGTCGACCCCGCGCACCCCGGCGTCCAGCACCTCGACGCCTGCGGGCAGGTCCTCGGCGGACAGCCGCCGTACGGCCTCCACGCCGAAGCCGTCGTCGCCGAGGAAGATGTTGCCGACGCCGGCCACCAGGGTCCGGCCGGCGGCGGCGCTCACGCGTCCCCCAGCGGAGTGACCTCGTCGGGCTGGAAGTAGAGGAATCTGCCCTGCTCGCGGCGGATGTCGGCGCCCGGGTCGCCCTCCACGGTGACCGCCAGGTGCACCCCGCCGTCCACGTCGTGCAGCACCGCCTCCACCAGGGCGCCGCGGCCGACCAGGAAGAGGTCCTGCGCGTCGGTGCGCCGCAGGCCGGGGCGCAGCGCGACCCGGCAGCCGGCGCCGACCTGGCGGCCGTCGATGACGACCCGGTCGGTGTCGGGGTCCACCGTGCGGTCGCCGCCCGGGTCCCACCACGGGGTGCCGGGCTCCAGCAGCGGGTCGGCGTCGCCCGCGGGTGTGCCCGAGCCGGTGATCTCGCGCAGCGACCGCACCGCGCCGTGCAGCCGTTCGAGCACCTCGGGCGGCATGGTGTCGGCCAGGTCGATGACGGCGGCGGCCCGCGGGTCGGTGCCGCGGGCCTCCCGCTTCTCCCGGTCGGTCAGCGTCGCGGTGCGCAGCGCGAGGATCTCGTCGATCTCCAGGCCGTCGTAGAGCGCGCCGGGGCTCTCCGGGGCGATCGCCGGATGGTCCTCAAGGATGATCGGCGAGGCGAGCACCACGTCCGCGCGGCCGTCGCACCCGGCGAGCACGGGCCAGGAGCGGACGTTCTCGCAGGCCTGCGAGGCGGCCGCCGCCCACTGCGGCGGGTCCGTCAGCGACAGGAAGCGGCCCGCGTCCAGACCCAGCATCAGGTGCGCGGAGATCAGCGAGCGGGGCAGCGCCGCCGTACGGTCGGCGCCGTCCCGGCCCTGGCCGGTGCCGGCGGGTGGCCAGTCGGCGGTGTTGTCCACCACCGCGGTCAGCCGCCGCACCGCGTAGGGGCCCGGCAGGTCGGCCGCCGACAGCACGATCCGGCCGTTCAGCTCCTCGCGGGTGTGGACCAGCCGGCCCACGAGCCGGCCGTCCTCGGTGACGTCCTCGGTCTCCTCGCGGGCAGGGACGGTGAAGGGGACGGTGTGGCCTTCGCCGACCGCCGCCACGGGGACGGTGAAGGCGACGCGCTCCTCGACGCCTTCGTCCCAGGGCGTGAGCACCCGGTCGGCCAGCTCCAGTTCCGC includes:
- a CDS encoding fatty acyl-AMP ligase; translation: MLRQENFTEIVLRHAADLSDKEAFFFLPDSAPGAVARRLTYGALDTEAKRIASWLQRHSAVGDRVLLLYPSGLDFVKAFVGCLYAGVVAVPAPLPADQDNQSARLTGILRDADVRAVLTDSADEPGVRAWLRESGATGIPVLAGDDPAQGDAAAWTRPRLTGDSLAFLQYTSGSTSEPKGVMVSHRNLIANELAISHALGTHQGTRMGCWLPAYHDMGLIGHILNPLYVGGSAALMSPVSFLMRPVRWLQMITDYRVTISGSPNFGYDLCLRRVTDEQLATLDLSGWEHACNGAEPVRSETVRAFTERFAQVGFRAESFCPCYGMAETTLLISGVKAGQAPVHRTVDAAALEKGRLDDAPPGGGTRALVGSGEVDPGDFTVRIVDPDSRAEQPEAHVGEIWVKGASVSTGYWNRPETNAEVFDAGIVSPAGTDPGWLRTGDLGVMDAGQLYVTGRLKEMILINGRNIYPHDVERDVQSLHPAFRGGAGAAFSVDDGEEHLVLVQEFRRSAAQDPAALCAEVRARVRQEFQASCSVVLVRPATVRKTTSGKIQRTLMRRLLLEDRLPVVHQDLDRRVANLAAGPIATPVG
- the hypE gene encoding hydrogenase expression/formation protein HypE, translating into MLSWTCPAPLRHQPRVVMGHGGGGAMSAELVEHIFAPAFGGEVLAQLGDAAAVTLGGARLAFSTDSYVVRPLFFPGGGIGDLAVNGTVNDLAMSGARAAYLSCAFILEEGVEMPVLARVAEAIGAAARAAGVEVATGDTKVVESGHGDGIYVNTAGIGLIPAGVDLRPQRVVPGDVVIVSGAIGAHGVAVMSVREGLEFEAEIESDTAPLGGLVAAMLAVTPDLHVLRDPTRGGLAASLNEIAAAARVGVVVRERAVPVPPAVANACSVLGLDPMYVANEGKLVAFVPPEHADAVLAAMRAHPLGAGAVVIGEAVADHPGTVVARTGLGGTRVVDLPIGEQLPRIC
- the hypD gene encoding hydrogenase formation protein HypD translates to MKYLEEFQDPGLARRLLDSIHSTVTRPWALMEVCGGQTHTIIRHGIDQLLPEQVELIHGPGCPVCVTPLEVIDKALEIASRPDVIFCSFGDMLRVPGTGRDLFGVRSEGGDVRVVYSPLDALRIAERNPDRQVVFFGIGFETTAPPNAMTVHQARKLGIRNFSLLVSHVRVPPAIDAIMRSPSCRVQAFLAAGHVCSVMGTGEYPRLAEQYQVPIVVTGFEPLDILEGVRRTVLQLERGEHTVDNAYQRAVRPEGNPAALAMLDDVFEVTDRAWRGIGVIPDSGWRLSERYRDFDAEHRFEVSGIDTAEPAACRAGEVLQGLLKPDRCEAFGTVCTPRTPLGATMVSSEGACAAYYLYRRLGAAPARQEATPVV
- a CDS encoding HypC/HybG/HupF family hydrogenase formation chaperone, producing the protein MCLAVPGRVLKIEERDGTRMADVDFGGVVKEVCLEYLPDLQVGEYAIVHVGFALQRLDEESALQTLELFAELGMLQEEFGDPWEIAAQAGGAPWQEWDGQDGTREALR
- the hypF gene encoding carbamoyltransferase HypF; the encoded protein is MIRVATRAAAGPPRRSRVTVRGVVQGVGFRPYVHALATGLGLAGHVTNTPDGVVAEVEGGADAVAAFCARIGPGAPPLAWVESVDHQTLAVTGGSGFAIVQSLTEGQVRTLVPPDTATCADCLAELADPGDRRHRHPFISCTNCGPRLTIVTGLPYDRAHTTMAGFPMCGACAEEYADPADRRFHAQPIACHACGPRLRFLVPDGARLDGARLDGARLDGARPEGSRVDGARPGGTRPDRTAPGGDPIAAARALLAAGGVVAVKGLGGYHLACDADNADAVALLRRRKARGDKPFAVMVRDLAAVERLARTCPQERALLAGPVRPVVLLRGRRRALGGAVAPGAPDIGVMLPYTPVHHLLLGLPGDPPGPSVLVMTSGNVSGEPIVTDDGEALEKLAPLADALLVHDRPVRVPCDDSVVRVLDGSVSMVRRSRGYAPLPIALPVEVRPALAVGGDLKNTFCLGEGRRGWLSAHIGDMDAPAAVAAFERAREQLSAVTAVRPEVLAADRHPRYRSAAWAQRNSAERPLVRVQHHHAHLAAAMAEHGLDGTRRVVGVAFDGTGYGDDGAVWGGEFLLGDYAGFTRFCRLAYVPLPGGDAAVRRPYRMALAHLWAAGIAWDPGLPPVAACPPDELRVLARLVERGVNCVPTSSMGRLFDAVSSLAGVCHLAGYEAQAAVELEAAALGAGGGTGPGYAFGLAPGAAGDAELVAAPGPVLASVVADLRAGTGVRTVAARFHAAVADLVLRGCTAARDRHGLETVALTGGVFGNALLSRLCADALRAAGFTVLVHRLVPPNDGGLALGQLMVAARRADSG
- the hypB gene encoding hydrogenase nickel incorporation protein HypB, whose amino-acid sequence is MCRVVDLQQAVLAGNDLRARQLRADLAARGTTVVNLLSSPGSGKTALLEQELALARERGTRIAALTADLATENDAIRLARSGAPVKQVLTDGLCHLEAGMLARHLDGWLPDATELLFVENVGNLVCPASYDLGETLRVVLASVTEGEDKPLKYPTAFGLANLVVVTKMDLAGPAAFDEAAFRSHVAQVNPGVEVLLTSVRGGLGAGELLARATAAAAGGPVHTPVMSRTGTAQGHLHGHGHVHDHEHPYGHGAHLDGCDGADHPHGHGQSAADRLAAVTAES
- a CDS encoding hydrogenase maturation nickel metallochaperone HypA, with protein sequence MHELSIAMAVIGQVEEAARTAGATAVHTVHLQVGELAGVVPDALEFGFGLACAGTVLEGARLVTETVPGRARCRPCADEWAVGMPPDLCCPLCGTAADELLSGRELQITGVRFADGTAGGPVLEPTGGER
- a CDS encoding hydrogenase maturation protease, which codes for MSAAAGRTLVAGVGNIFLGDDGFGVEAVRRLSAEDLPAGVEVLDAGVRGVDLAYRLLDGYDTFVLVDATARGGVPGTLYVLDAGECGAVENPDAVLDGHRMTPDAVLALLGTLCAGTGGTPPRRIMVVGCEPAGVDEGMGLSPAVEAAVPAAVGLVLGLVGARDGEGRPGGDDGVSCERDHESDYERNPSPW